From the genome of Nicotiana sylvestris chromosome 2, ASM39365v2, whole genome shotgun sequence, one region includes:
- the LOC104227802 gene encoding uncharacterized protein: MFARFSKIISDLKASGKPYTSGDQVNKILRSMPTSWQTKVVTLESQDLNKLSYDEMRGELIAFERTHLKKINQEEKKKIVAFKTSTEMAENEIDDPEALQEEIAMMSRNMDGLMRRYKNIKKGRFPPRRSRQYNEQDKNDGKCYECGKFGHIQAECQELKRKISRGFNKNKSFGSWSDEDDSDHEEIANLCFMTILKNEINKTSGCWTDEDDSDDENCFMARGETSEVRSYDCERCNELQDILDSTLKESQRMMNELKRLTREVKYWKLKHEVCEIEKEVLQEEFEKLQMQLNSLHKSTSHNSVRSNQTTYKSTGKEPTKTKSTSWSD; encoded by the coding sequence ATGTTTGCCAGGTTTAGTAAAATAATTAGTGACTTAAAGGCATCTGGCAAGCCCTACACCAGTGGTGATCAAGTCAATAAAATTCTCAGAAGTATGCCAACCAGTTGGCAGACCAAAGTAGTCACACTGGAATCTCAAGACCTAAACAAATTGTCCTATGATGAAATGCGAGGAGAACTCATTGCTTTCGAAAGGACGCATTTGAAAAAGATAAATCAagaggagaaaaagaaaatagttgcATTCAAAACCTCTACTGAAATGGCTGAAAATGAAATTGATGATCCTGAAGCTCTACAAGAAGAGATTGCTATGATGTCTAGAAATATGGATGGGCTGATGAGAAGatacaaaaacataaagaaaggaAGATTCCCACCAAGACGGTCCAGGCAATACAATGAACAGGATAAGAACGATGGAAAATGCTACGAATGTGGAAAATTTGGGCACATTCAGGCTGAATGCCAAGAACTGAAAAGGAAGATCTCTAGAGGCTTCAACAAGAACAAATCCTTCGGAAGCTGGAGCGATGAGGACGACTCAGACCATGAAGAAATAGCAAATCTTTGTTTCATGACAATTctaaaaaatgaaataaacaaaaccTCAGGATGTTGGACAGATGAAGATGATTCAGATGACGAGAACTGTTTCATGGCACGAGGTGAAACTAGTGAGGTAAGATCTTATGACTGCGAAAGATGTAATGAATTGCAGGATATTCTTGATTCTACCTTAAAAGAGTCTCAAAGAATGATGAATGAACTTAAGAGACTCACTAGGGAGGTTAAATACTGGAAACTCAAACATGAAGTATGTGAAATCGAAAAAGAAGTACTTCAAGAAGAGTTTGAGAAGTTGCAAATGCAGCTTAACAGCTTGCACAAATCCACCAGTCATAATTCTGTTAGGTCAAACCAGACGACTTACAAGTCAACTGGAAAGGAGCCAACCAAAACCAAGTCGACTAGTTGGTCGGACTAG